The window TTTATCATTGTAACCGCTTTCTGTCAACTGTTTTTTAAAAATTTTTTGTCGTTTTTCCTTCTAGGTAAGAAATTGGTAATGTGACTTGGAGAGGACGCTCCCTTTTCTCAATAATATCGACTAAACAGGCAACTGCTTCTTGGGCCATAGCCTCCAATGGCTGACGAATGGTGGAAAGTTCTAAAGAACGTTCACTTGCCAACTGAATACCGTCATAGCCGATTACCTGCACATCTTCTGGAACCCGTCGTCCCAGTTTTTCCAAAATAGAGAGGGTGTCGAGAGCCACAAAGTCATTGATGGTAAAAATGGCATCAATTTGCGGGTTGGCAATCAAAAATTTCTCGACTGCCCCGACAAAATCATCATAGGGTTCTTCCAAATCCAAGACTTGACAAGGAAAACCAGCTTCTACTATTCGTTTTTCAAAATAGATTCTGCGCTTCTTGGTTTCGTTGATGGTTTTATTGTGCCCACCAATAAAGGCAAAATGGCTACCACCTTTTGCAATCAAGATGTCCGCCGCTAGCTCTGCTCCTGCTTGGTTGTCCGAACTGACACAGGGAATAGCCTTATTTTCATAGGTGCGGTCGATACTCACAAAAGGAATATTGGACGATAGGTAATCATCAATGGGACTGTAGGTGATGGCGATAATGCCGTCCACCTTATTTTGTTGCAGCATAGTCAGATAATCCAGTTCCCTTTTTGGACCAGAAATATTGCAAAGGAGCAACTTGTAATTTTTCTTACTCAGTTCAACTTCAACATGATAGGCAAATTCTCCAAAAAAAGGATGCCAAACTGTCGGAATAATCAAGGCAATGGTTTCGGTCTTGTTCTTCTTCATGCCACGGGCGTAAACATCTGGGATGTAATTTAATTCCTTAATGGCTGCATTGACTTTTTCAAGCGTACTTTCCTTAATACCTGGCTCATTGTTGATAACTCTTGATACAGTTCCAACGCTTACACCAGCAACCCGCGCAACGTCTTTCATGGTGATTGATTTTTGCTCTTCCATGGTTTACCCCTTTCTTTTGAAACGTTTCAATAATTTACACTAGAATATCATTGATAGCGTTTTCTGTCAAGGGAAATAGACATATTAGCAAATAAAAACACCCAAAAAGCTAGAATGTTTCTAACTTTTGGGTGCCGTTCAAAAATCTTTTCTATTTTTATTTGTACATCTTCTTCATTGGGTGTTTTGCAAGCACTTCTGGGTGATTATCGAGAGCAGCTCTACCTTTTTCCGTCAAAGCATAACCTCTGACGGTAAAGTAAGGTGCCAGTTTTTCTTCTGTCAAGTTGTCCTTGAGGGCAGTGTCCAGGTCTGCTGCCTTCATCTTGGACAGACCTGTCACTCCTTCTGCTTTGAGGATATTTTTCTTAGCAGTCGAGGTGATATGGTCTAGGGAATCAAAGGCTGATTCCACATAGGCATAACCGTCTACGATCAACTGCTCCATGTGAGCAGGACCGTTGATACCATACATGTACTCAAAGTACTTGGAGTAGGGCGTCGTCGTTTCAAAAGAACCTAGGCTAATCCGCCATAGCAAAATAATATCACCTGGCAAAATGCCTTCTTCCAGACGAACCATATTGCGTTTGGGCACTGGCTTGGCTTCTAAGAGCCAGGTCGCTAGGTCGCGTTCTGGGGAGATATAGGGCTTGACCTCGTGGTCCTTATACATTTCTTCAATACGTTTTTCTAGTGACATGTTCAACTTTCTCCAAGGGTATTTCTATCAGCCTGACTGGTTTGATCGACCAAGATTTTTGACTGATAAACTCCTGCTATTATACACTATTTTGTGGATTTCAAACAGAAAAGGAACCCTAGCTCCGATTAAAGCCTAGGAATCGGGTCCCCTGAAAATGTAGGGTTCCCCTGTCGCCCTCAGCCAAGAGGGCAAATTCATCCGAGCGAACACGAAACTCTTGCCGTTTGCCTTCCCATTCGAAAGTCACATAATAATTGGTCCGTGCCATTTCATTACCAAAGACATGGGTCCGTTTGGCAACAAGCTTGGCAGTACACCTTTCTCTTGGTGACTGATTATTACGAAGCCACTCCGTCGTATTTTTGAATATCTGAAAACAAACGGTTCCTAGTATGAGTGTCGCAAGAGCGTAGAAAAACAACATAAACAAACCTGAACTATTGACCAAATCTTCCATACTTAACTGCTCCTTTTTTTACTAATAGTATATCAAATTATCCACAAAAATCTATAGAAATTTTGTCACTTCAGCAGAAAATTGAAAATTGTATGAAATCATGGTAAAATGAGCATAATTTTACGTTTCCCAGAAAGGATTTTCCATGAAAAAACGACTATTTTTTGCTCTAGCATCCACAATTTTATTAACAGCCTGTGCAAGCAATTCCACTACCAGCACTGAACAATCAAGCTCATCTAGCTCCAGCTCGACCCTGGCAACCACCACAGACACAACTGCGTCTAGTAAGTATGCTAAAGACTTAGCCTACGCCATCAACAATCCCGATGCTAGTTTTCCACAGCTATCTAGCGATATTGCTGAAAACGAGGCGGCTGTAAAAATCAAAACGACCGAGGGGGACATCACTATCAAACTCTTCCCAGAGCAAGCACCATTGACTGTGGAAAACTTCCTGACCCATGCCAAAAACGGCTACTACAATGGGACTATTTTCCACAGGGTTATCAAGGACTTCATGATTCAAGGAGGAGATCCTCTGGGAAATGGTACAGGCGGTGAATCTATCTGGGCTGGAAAGGGAACGACTATCGACGCCGGCTATGGTTTCAAAGATGAAATTTCTGCCTTCCTCTACAATATACGCGGTTCATTGTCTATGGCTAATGCTGGCGCAGGAACCAATGGCAGTCAGTTCTTTATCAACCAGAATACAACCGATATGTCTAGCCAACTCTCGTCCTCGAGCTATCCAGGCAAAATCATCGAAGCCTATAAGAATGGCGGAAATCCAAACCTAGATGGTAAGCATACTGTCTTTGGACAAGTCATCGAAGGAATGGATATTGTGGATAAAATCGCCTCTGTCGAAACAGATAGCAGTGACAAGCCAAAAACAGATATCAAAATTGAAGCCATTGAAATACTGAAAGATTACACTAAATAACAGAATAAAAAAGCTTGAGAAAATTACAAACCTCAAGCTTTTTTCTATACTGAACTAGTTGCGACGATATATGCCCTTGAATACTTTATAAAGAAGGGGTACAGCAATGATAGTTGTAACCGCAGTGCCATAGGTTCCTAAAATTTTACTCAAAGCAGCAAGGAAGGATGCCGATAAAGTTAGCCCACCGACTAAACTTCCCGTTAAAGTATACTTTAAAACATTCAAGATAATTTTGGTGATAGCAGCAACAACTCCAACCAAAACAATATTTGATAGGCTATCATTTTTCTTTAGAAATTTCTCATAAAAAAGGTGAAGAACAAGGCAGACAATGAGCGACTCCAAAATAGTAATCCAAGCCACCGCTGCGTACCCAGATAGCAAGTCAAATACTCCCAGACCAATAGCAGCCGCAAGTGCTCCTTTTTTGGATCCAAAAAGTAATACTCCTACTACCACCAGTGCATTGCCTAGGTGAACAAATTGACTACCAAATGGAATACGAATGAAGAAGACAACCACACAAATAAGGGCTGCAAATAGACTAACTTCTGTTAATGAGCGTAAATGATTCTGTTTCATACTTTCTCCTTTAGTTTTTGAAATGCTTCCTGTAATTCTGCTAGAAATGGCTCAAAATAAATCCCTAATTGTAAGTCTCGATTTAATGAAAGAGTTTGTTTTAAACTCTTGTCAATAAAGTCTAAAGCGAGGGGAATTGCCTGATGAAGACTGATATTTTCAATGGTTGCTAGAGCCAACAAGGTAGATAATATATCCCCTGTTCCAAAGAAGTGTGCTTGATATTTCTGAGACATATAGGTCGTTATTTCCCCTGTTTCCTGCTGAAAATAGGCTACGCCAATTTGGCGATCACCAAAGGTAATCCCTGTCAGTACAATATCTGCAGATACCTGCTCTGCCAAAGATATTATTAAATCCTCAATATCCTGAATATCGTAGAAATCGCCCAGATAATCCCGACCTGTTAAAAGTGCTGCCTCTGTCAAATTTGGTAGAATTAGAGTAGCTGACTGAGCCAGTTCCTTCATGGCTTCAACATAGGAAGGTGTAAAACCTGAATAGAGTCGCCCATTATCACCCATAATCGGATCGACAATCAAGGGAGTTTCTATTTCTTTAGCATAGATAGCCAGCTGACTTAGTTGCTGGGGACTTCTGCAATAACCTGACAAAATTCCAGCTACTTCCAAATTCAATTTCTTCCACTGTCCCAAATAGGCCCTATTCAAATCAGTCAACTCTTGGCTGACAACATCTGGGAAACCGCCTGTATGTGAAGATAAAAGCACTGTGGGCAAAAGCATTGTTTCTACCTGACAAGCTGCCGCAAGAGGGATACTCGTTGCAAGTGCAACCTTACCAACACCAGGTAAGTCGTTCGCAAGCAATAATCGCTGAATCATGACTACCTCCTAAATTATTTTTCATAAACAAAATTGTAAAGGATTTTCATACATTTTTCAATATTACATATCCATAACTGTATGGGGACAGATTACTGTGCAAATTATTTCAACAAGAAAAAAGCAGGTTGCCCTACTTTTCACAATTTCTCTTTAAACTAAATTTCTCTGGGACAGGATCCAAGCCTCCATCTACAAAGGGATGACAGCGACCAATACGAGCCAAGCCCATCAAAAATCCTTTGAGTCCATGTGTTTGTAAGGCCTCTATCATGTAACTTGAACAAGTCGGCTGATAGCGACAGGAAGGTGGAAAGAGGGGAGAAATATATTTCTGGTAAAACCTGACTAAGCCTATAAGGAGCTTGGTCATTTTTTCTTCACCGGTTTTGTAACTGCTAGCGTATGCAGTTTACTAATGTCTTTCTTATTAAGCTTGCGGTATTCACCTGGACGCAAACCAGTAAGGTCCAAATTTCCAAAGCGTGTACGAGAAAGCTTGTCCACCTGCAGACCAACCGCTTCAAACATCTTCTTAACCTGATGATTACGCCCTTCATGAATGGTCAACTCAACCACAGAACGATTTTTAACTGGGTCAACCTCGATGATCTCATAAACAGCTGGCTTAGTTTTCTTACCATCAATGACAACACCACGGGTCAAGGGACGGAGTACTTCCTTGTTAGCAACTCCTTTGACACGCGCCAAGTAAACCTTATCAATCTCATTTCGAGGGTGAATCATCTCATCCGTAAAATCACCGTCATTGGTCAAAATCAAGACCCCTGACGTATCCCAGTCCAATCGACCAACAGGATAAATCCGTTCTTTTACAGTCGGCAACAAGTCCACAACTGTCTTTCTGCCCTTGTCATCTGACACACTGGAAATAACACCTTTTGGCTTATGGAGCAAGTAATAAACTTTTTCCTCGTTGTAAATAGGTTGGCCTTCTACTTCTACCTTATCTCCAGACTTAATGGTCGTTGCCAATTCACGAACCACTTGACCATTGACGGTAACACGACCTTGCTTAATCAATTCTTCTGCCTTACGACGACTGGCTACACCAGCGTGGGCAATGTATTTGTTAATTCTCATTTTCTAACTCATTTCTTTCTAGGAATAGCTCGGTTTCTTGCTCCACCAAGTCAAGTTCTGATACATCAGGCAATTCTTCTAGACTGTTAATCCCCATATAATCCAGAAAATAATCCGTTGTCACATAGAGATTGGGCCTGCCAAGCACCTCTTTCTTCCCATTCTCACGAATGAGGTCAAAGGCCTGCAACTTACTGATGGCACCGCTGGAATTAACTCCGCGAATATCATCAACTTCAATCCGTGTGATTGGTTGCTTGTAGGCTACGATTGACAAGGTTTCCAAAAGGGCTCGCGACATGGTCTGATTGATGGGGGTTTTAGCATAAATCCGCAACAAGTCGGCATACTCCTTTTTCGTCACCAACTTGTAGCGGTTGGAAGATTCTAAGAGAGCCAGGCCTGATGCCTTGTCGGCCATGTATTTTTCACTGAGTTTTTCTAATTGCTGGCTGACAGCTGTGGGCTGCAATTCCAACATTTCAGCCAAATTGCGTAAACTCAAGCCATCCTCACCTGCCACAAAAAGCAGGACTTCGATTTCAGCTAAGCGATTCATCTTCACTCCTTACTAGATAAATATCTCCAAAAGTTTCCTTTTGTTCCAAGATAATCTCATGAACCTTGACCAACTCCAAGGTGGCAAGAAAAATGGTAATCACTTCATTGATATCCTGGCTCTCCTGAAAAAGCTGACGCAGTTCAATACGAGGGTTAGCCTCAAAACGACTACGGACAAGGTCCATCATGTCTTCGATCTTATACTCATCCCGAGCAATAGTTGCGTGGGACTGACGGAGACGGGCCTGCTTTTCAGCCATAACCTTAGAAAAGGCAAGGAAAATATCGATGACAGTTTTATCTTTGGCCAGCTGGACATCCTCATAAATCAAGTCCAGCTTGGGTTTTGAAAAATAATTGGCCCTTTCATCATGTTGCTCTCCCAATTTTTCGCTGAGGAGCTTGAACTTGCGGTATTCTTCCAATTGATCCAAGAGATCCATTTCTGGGTCGTCCTCGGGATCTGTCTGTTCAACGACTTTTGGCAAGAGCCTCCGGCTTTTAATGACCATCAATTGACTGGCCATGACCATATACTCTCCTGCCACCTCCAAGCGCATGGCTTGCAAGGTCGCAATATAGGCCAGATATTGCTCAATGACTTCCGTAATTGGAACCTCATAGATATCCATTTGGTACTTGGACACCAGATGCAGTAAGAGATCCAAGGGGCCTTCAAAATCTTTTAATTTTATATCCATTATCTAAATTTTTCCAAACTCATACTTGTTTTTAGTCCCAACTGCTTGGCGATTTGGTCCAAGGATTTTCCTTCTCCTATTTGAGCTAGAATGTGCTGTTCTCGCAATTTTTGGGCAGTCCAATCCGACTTCCCAATGGACTGAACAAATTCGGTCAAGCGATTGAAAAACCACTGACGAGAATAGGTCTGTCCTTTCTTGTCAAAGACATAGTACCCTGTCAGATGCCCTTCAAGGTAGCCAACTAATTCCTTGGGAATGGACAGAACACGCTTGGTCACACCTTTCTCTACTGTCAAGACTTGAAAATCCAAATTGACCTGCTGGCTAGTCAGCTCTGCTATTTCACTAGGCGTCAAGCCTAAATATGCTATCAAAAGTGCGATGAGCTGACCTTCTAGCCAAGGACTTTCTTGAAAGAGTAAAGACAAGTCTTCACTTTCCAACTTCTTTTTGACACGAGCCGGTCCTGCCATAGCCTGTAGCTTGTAAAACCTGTCCAAGTGACCTCTTTCATAAAGAAAGTAGAGAAATTGATTGACCGCCGATAGCTTTCTTTTCTGAGCAGCAGGTTTCAAGTCTAGCAGGGACTGCTGATAAAGCAAGAGTGACTGCTGATCTATGTCGCCCTTGGTCAACTCCACAAATTGCTGTAGGTCATAAGTATAGGATTTTTGACTGTTGACACTGACCTTTTTAGTCTGGATAAACTCTCCTATAGCCTGCTTCATTTCTTGCCTTCTTTTGATGCCAAGGGAAAATTATGCAAAAGTGCATTGATGGCTTTCAGAATAGATTTACGGGTAATAATCCCAAGGAATTCCCTCTTTTCCCCTAGAACAGGTAGGAAGGACTGATCAACTAGCTTGCGCATGACCTCTGTCAAATCATAATCCAGACCTACCGTTTCTACAT is drawn from Streptococcus sp. 29892 and contains these coding sequences:
- a CDS encoding LacI family DNA-binding transcriptional regulator is translated as MEEQKSITMKDVARVAGVSVGTVSRVINNEPGIKESTLEKVNAAIKELNYIPDVYARGMKKNKTETIALIIPTVWHPFFGEFAYHVEVELSKKNYKLLLCNISGPKRELDYLTMLQQNKVDGIIAITYSPIDDYLSSNIPFVSIDRTYENKAIPCVSSDNQAGAELAADILIAKGGSHFAFIGGHNKTINETKKRRIYFEKRIVEAGFPCQVLDLEEPYDDFVGAVEKFLIANPQIDAIFTINDFVALDTLSILEKLGRRVPEDVQVIGYDGIQLASERSLELSTIRQPLEAMAQEAVACLVDIIEKRERPLQVTLPISYLEGKTTKNF
- a CDS encoding DUF2500 domain-containing protein codes for the protein MEDLVNSSGLFMLFFYALATLILGTVCFQIFKNTTEWLRNNQSPRERCTAKLVAKRTHVFGNEMARTNYYVTFEWEGKRQEFRVRSDEFALLAEGDRGTLHFQGTRFLGFNRS
- a CDS encoding peptidylprolyl isomerase; the protein is MKKRLFFALASTILLTACASNSTTSTEQSSSSSSSSTLATTTDTTASSKYAKDLAYAINNPDASFPQLSSDIAENEAAVKIKTTEGDITIKLFPEQAPLTVENFLTHAKNGYYNGTIFHRVIKDFMIQGGDPLGNGTGGESIWAGKGTTIDAGYGFKDEISAFLYNIRGSLSMANAGAGTNGSQFFINQNTTDMSSQLSSSSYPGKIIEAYKNGGNPNLDGKHTVFGQVIEGMDIVDKIASVETDSSDKPKTDIKIEAIEILKDYTK
- a CDS encoding ECF transporter S component; protein product: MKQNHLRSLTEVSLFAALICVVVFFIRIPFGSQFVHLGNALVVVGVLLFGSKKGALAAAIGLGVFDLLSGYAAVAWITILESLIVCLVLHLFYEKFLKKNDSLSNIVLVGVVAAITKIILNVLKYTLTGSLVGGLTLSASFLAALSKILGTYGTAVTTIIAVPLLYKVFKGIYRRN
- a CDS encoding pyridoxamine kinase, encoding MQRLLLANDLPGVGKVALATSIPLAAACQVETMLLPTVLLSSHTGGFPDVVSQELTDLNRAYLGQWKKLNLEVAGILSGYCRSPQQLSQLAIYAKEIETPLIVDPIMGDNGRLYSGFTPSYVEAMKELAQSATLILPNLTEAALLTGRDYLGDFYDIQDIEDLIISLAEQVSADIVLTGITFGDRQIGVAYFQQETGEITTYMSQKYQAHFFGTGDILSTLLALATIENISLHQAIPLALDFIDKSLKQTLSLNRDLQLGIYFEPFLAELQEAFQKLKEKV
- the yidD gene encoding membrane protein insertion efficiency factor YidD produces the protein MTKLLIGLVRFYQKYISPLFPPSCRYQPTCSSYMIEALQTHGLKGFLMGLARIGRCHPFVDGGLDPVPEKFSLKRNCEK
- a CDS encoding pseudouridine synthase; amino-acid sequence: MRINKYIAHAGVASRRKAEELIKQGRVTVNGQVVRELATTIKSGDKVEVEGQPIYNEEKVYYLLHKPKGVISSVSDDKGRKTVVDLLPTVKERIYPVGRLDWDTSGVLILTNDGDFTDEMIHPRNEIDKVYLARVKGVANKEVLRPLTRGVVIDGKKTKPAVYEIIEVDPVKNRSVVELTIHEGRNHQVKKMFEAVGLQVDKLSRTRFGNLDLTGLRPGEYRKLNKKDISKLHTLAVTKPVKKK
- the scpB gene encoding SMC-Scp complex subunit ScpB is translated as MNRLAEIEVLLFVAGEDGLSLRNLAEMLELQPTAVSQQLEKLSEKYMADKASGLALLESSNRYKLVTKKEYADLLRIYAKTPINQTMSRALLETLSIVAYKQPITRIEVDDIRGVNSSGAISKLQAFDLIRENGKKEVLGRPNLYVTTDYFLDYMGINSLEELPDVSELDLVEQETELFLERNELENEN
- a CDS encoding segregation/condensation protein A — translated: MDIKLKDFEGPLDLLLHLVSKYQMDIYEVPITEVIEQYLAYIATLQAMRLEVAGEYMVMASQLMVIKSRRLLPKVVEQTDPEDDPEMDLLDQLEEYRKFKLLSEKLGEQHDERANYFSKPKLDLIYEDVQLAKDKTVIDIFLAFSKVMAEKQARLRQSHATIARDEYKIEDMMDLVRSRFEANPRIELRQLFQESQDINEVITIFLATLELVKVHEIILEQKETFGDIYLVRSEDESLS
- the xerD gene encoding site-specific tyrosine recombinase XerD yields the protein MKQAIGEFIQTKKVSVNSQKSYTYDLQQFVELTKGDIDQQSLLLYQQSLLDLKPAAQKRKLSAVNQFLYFLYERGHLDRFYKLQAMAGPARVKKKLESEDLSLLFQESPWLEGQLIALLIAYLGLTPSEIAELTSQQVNLDFQVLTVEKGVTKRVLSIPKELVGYLEGHLTGYYVFDKKGQTYSRQWFFNRLTEFVQSIGKSDWTAQKLREQHILAQIGEGKSLDQIAKQLGLKTSMSLEKFR